Genomic segment of Veillonella parvula DSM 2008:
GACTAATTTCTAATGAACGTGGTGATACACCACTTGTGGAAGCATACCGTACATTGCGTAGCAATCTTCAATATGTATGTAACCAACATAAATGTAAACTTATTTGCATTACTGCAGCTACTAGTGGTGAAGGAACTTCTAAAGTGGCAGCTAATACAGCATTAGCTTTATCTAAAAATAATAATAAAGTTCTTCTAGTAGATGGTAATCTACGCAATCCAGCACAACATATAGCCTTTAATGTACAAAATAAGGGCCTTACAAATGCGGTGATGATGGATGAAGATTTGACGATTCATCGTAATGTAGTGCCTCATTTGGATGTTCTTACGGCGGGTGAAGTTGTTGAATATCCATCTGATATTGTAGATTCTAGCAAATTACCTACGATTTTTGAGTATGTACGTGATGAATATGATGTGGTTATCATTGATACACCATCCGTATTGTCTGTTACAGATGCCGTTGTATTGGCAGAAAAATCAGATGGTGTTGTGTTAGTTGTTAAAAATGAAGTAGCTAGTCTAAAAGATTTGATTGAAGCTAAGAA
This window contains:
- a CDS encoding CpsD/CapB family tyrosine-protein kinase, which encodes MIRLISNERGDTPLVEAYRTLRSNLQYVCNQHKCKLICITAATSGEGTSKVAANTALALSKNNNKVLLVDGNLRNPAQHIAFNVQNKGLTNAVMMDEDLTIHRNVVPHLDVLTAGEVVEYPSDIVDSSKLPTIFEYVRDEYDVVIIDTPSVLSVTDAVVLAEKSDGVVLVVKNEVASLKDLIEAKKRLSQVGISLLGSIVIDA